A genomic window from Streptomyces brevispora includes:
- a CDS encoding LysR family transcriptional regulator — translation MASDVPALLSHRVPDLGALELLIAVARHGSLGRAARDVGISQPAASSRIRSMERQLGLALLDRSPRGSRLTDAGALVTDWARRVVEAAEAFDAGAQALRDRRDSRLRVAASMTIAEYLLPGWLIALRAERPDTAVSLLAGNSAAVARRLLTGEADLGFVEGLSVPEGLDGTVIAHDRLVVVVAPSHAWARRRTPLTPQELAGTPLILREHGSGTRQVLDAALAVHGGLAQPLLELSSTTAVKGAAESGAGPCVLSELALGEELSSRRLVKIPIAGVRLRRQLRAVWPSGHRPTGPARDLLSLTQSGRSGD, via the coding sequence ATGGCCAGCGACGTACCTGCACTTCTGTCTCACCGGGTTCCCGATCTGGGCGCACTGGAGCTGCTCATAGCCGTCGCCCGGCACGGCAGCCTCGGGCGGGCCGCGCGCGACGTCGGCATCTCCCAGCCCGCCGCCAGCAGCCGCATCCGGTCGATGGAGCGGCAGCTCGGTCTCGCCCTGCTCGACCGCTCGCCCCGCGGCTCCCGCCTCACGGACGCGGGCGCGCTCGTCACCGACTGGGCGCGCCGGGTCGTCGAGGCCGCCGAGGCGTTCGACGCGGGGGCCCAGGCGCTGCGCGACCGGCGCGACTCCCGGCTGCGGGTCGCCGCCTCGATGACCATCGCCGAGTACCTGCTCCCGGGCTGGCTGATCGCCCTGCGCGCCGAACGGCCGGACACCGCCGTCTCCCTGCTCGCCGGTAACTCGGCGGCGGTCGCCCGGCGGCTGCTGACCGGCGAGGCGGACCTGGGATTCGTCGAGGGCCTGTCGGTGCCCGAGGGCCTCGACGGCACCGTCATCGCCCACGACCGGCTGGTCGTCGTGGTCGCCCCCTCCCACGCCTGGGCCCGCCGCCGCACCCCGCTGACCCCGCAGGAACTCGCCGGGACCCCGCTGATCCTGCGCGAGCACGGCTCCGGCACCCGCCAGGTCCTGGACGCCGCCCTCGCCGTCCACGGCGGACTGGCCCAGCCGCTCCTGGAACTCTCCTCGACCACCGCGGTGAAGGGGGCGGCCGAGAGCGGCGCCGGACCGTGTGTGCTGAGCGAACTGGCTCTCGGCGAGGAACTGTCGTCCCGGCGCCTGGTCAAGATCCCGATCGCCGGGGTCCGGCTGCGCCGCCAGCTGCGCG